Part of the Paenibacillus terrae HPL-003 genome is shown below.
CCATTCGATCTGCAAGTACTCCAACTACGAGAAATACTGCTAACATCGGGAGCGAATACATTAACTCGGCAAGCGTTGCATAGTATGGCTGATTCGTAAACCGTTTCAACAAGTAAAACATGAATGCAGTAACCCCAATAACTCCTCCCATTTGTGAGGCGAACGTTGCCAGAAAAAGCCTGACATAATTCTTGTTTCTGAGTACTTGTTTTAATCCAGTCACAGTTCCATCCCTTTCGCTTTCAAAGCGGTTTTTAGATGCCTAATTAAAATAATAGTGAAAAGTAGGAATTTTGTACAGAAAAGTGACTTTAATGTCACATTAAAATGCAACATAAACTAAATAACCAGCCGCCGGTTGATATCCGACGACTGGCTAGTTAACTTGCCAGGTGTTTGATTCCTAACTCACAAATGGAGGACAGTCCCTAATCTAAATTAACCCAAATCCTCGCCATTCGTAGCAATCACTTTTTTATACCAGTCGAAGCTTTTCTTCTTTTTGCGGTTAAGGGTTCCGTGGCCTTCGTCGTCCTGATCCACATAAATAAATCCGTAGCGTTTGGACATTTCTGAAGTGGATGCACTGATGATATCAATGGCTCCCCAACTGGTGTAGCCGAGCACCTCAACGCCATCCAGAATAGCTTCCTTTAGTTGTTCGATATGCTGTCTGAAATAGTCAATCCGGTAATCATCTATAATGGAGCCGTCTTCTTCGACAGTATCCTTGGCTCCCAGCCCATTTTCTACCACAAACAAAGGCAATTGATAGCGATCATAAAGTTCCTTTAAAACGGTTCTCAAGCCAATGGGGTCCAACTGCCATCCCCATTCCGTTAGCTTCAGATTTGGGTTTTTAACCGTACTGTACAGGTTAGCTCCTGTAACTCCATATTTCTCCGGCGTTGTAGTGGAGACGAGGGAGGTATAATAGCTGAAGGAAATAAAATCCACAGTATTCTCTTTCAAAATCTGCTCGTCTTCTGCTCCTTTTACGATATGAATTTGATGCTCCTCAAAATAGCGCTTAATGATTGGCGGGTAGCTACCGCGTACCTGGACATCAGTGTGAAGCAGGTTCATTTGGTTGTCGATTTGAGCTTGCTGCACATCTTCCGGGCTGCTTGTAGCAGGATAATGGATCATTCTGGCTAGCATACAGCCGATGTGGAAGGCCGGATTGATTTCACGCGCTCTTTTGGTTACCAGGCTGCTGGCAACGAACTGATGATGTAATGCTTGATAGGACGCTTGTAACAGGTTTTCTTCCTTGTCCCCGACAATTCCGCCGCCTGTGAACGGTTCAATAATTGTCGTATTGATTTCATTAAATGTCAGCCAGTATTTTACTTTATCCTGATATCGGTTCATAACGGTCTCGGCATACTTTATAAAGAACGAAATGACTTTTCTGTTTGTCCAGCCTCCATAATTCAACACTAGCGTCATTGGCATTTCATAATGGGATAGCGTAACCAGAGGTTCAATATCGTATTTACGTAGCTCGTCAAAAACATTGTCATAAAATTGTAGGCCAGCCTCATTTGGCTCCTGATCGTCTCCATTAGGGAAAATGCGACTCCAGTTAATCGAGAGACGGAATGTTTTGAAGCCCATCTCAGCAAATAACGCAATATCTTCTCTAAAATGATGATAAAAATCAATTCCATAACGCTTCGGATAACCCTCAGCTGTTTTTGCTTTCATGGCCTCCGCGATCGTTTCACTGGATACGTGCATGAGGGCACTAAGATTGGCATAATCTTTTTTCTTATAATAAGGAACCATATCTGCGGTAGACAAGCCTTTGCCGTCTGCGTCAAATGCGCCCTCCGCTTGATTGGCGGCGATAGCGCCTCCCCATAGAAAGTTCTCGGGAAATACGTGTGCTTTACTCATAAGTGTGTGCTCCTTTATCGTTTTTTAGATTTCTACCTTCAGTACGGGTTCCTTCATGGTGATATCCCCCAGCTTGATTGGAAAAACAA
Proteins encoded:
- a CDS encoding glycoside hydrolase family 1 protein; this encodes MSKAHVFPENFLWGGAIAANQAEGAFDADGKGLSTADMVPYYKKKDYANLSALMHVSSETIAEAMKAKTAEGYPKRYGIDFYHHFREDIALFAEMGFKTFRLSINWSRIFPNGDDQEPNEAGLQFYDNVFDELRKYDIEPLVTLSHYEMPMTLVLNYGGWTNRKVISFFIKYAETVMNRYQDKVKYWLTFNEINTTIIEPFTGGGIVGDKEENLLQASYQALHHQFVASSLVTKRAREINPAFHIGCMLARMIHYPATSSPEDVQQAQIDNQMNLLHTDVQVRGSYPPIIKRYFEEHQIHIVKGAEDEQILKENTVDFISFSYYTSLVSTTTPEKYGVTGANLYSTVKNPNLKLTEWGWQLDPIGLRTVLKELYDRYQLPLFVVENGLGAKDTVEEDGSIIDDYRIDYFRQHIEQLKEAILDGVEVLGYTSWGAIDIISASTSEMSKRYGFIYVDQDDEGHGTLNRKKKKSFDWYKKVIATNGEDLG